The Tissierellales bacterium genome includes the window TTTCGAAATTTGATGTATACTTCTCAAAACTATTTAAAAATCGTTTATAAACCTTCAAATTTTCTAGATGTCTTTTTACTGGAAGACAACCAGTAGCAAAAGCTGTTCCTCCAACTACGTCTCTCTCTATAAGCGCCACTCTTTTCCCCATACGTTCTGATGCTATGGCAAAATAATATCCTGCAGCACCAGACCCAATAATAATTGCATCGTATCTCATTTAGCTAACCTTCCTTTTTTGCCAAAGTTTTTTCTTCGCCACTATATATAGAACTACCACTGTAGCTAAATAAGGAATCATAGCTGTAAATTGAGATGGTATACCAAGCGTTTGCATTCTGATACCCAATGCATCAAAAAATCCAAATAGCAATGATGCTCCATAGACTTTTACTGGATTAGATGCTCCAAATATAATGGCTGCAAGTGAAATAAATCCTTTCCCCGCACTCATGTTTTCTGTAAATAATGTCAAATATCCTAATGACAAATGCGCTCCTGCAACTCCACAAAAAGCTCCACACATAATAGATGCAAAATATTTGACTTTTTTCGGCTTAATACCAGCTGTTTCAAGTGCCTCTTCATGCTCGCCTACGCCCCTTAACCAATACCCATATGGCGTTTTATACAAGAATACATATACTAATATTATCAATATCCAGCTTATATATACAAATATTGAATGATTATTAAATATAGTATCCAAAAATTCAACTTTATCTAAAAATGGTAAACTTACATCTGGAAGTGGCATTATATCTGGTGACGAAAATGCACCCTTTACGCCAAATATGCTTCGCAATAGAAATACAGTTAAGCCTCCTGCAAAAATATTTATAGCAATTCCAATTATAAATTCATCTGACTTTAATTCTATAACAAATACACCAAATAAAAGTCCCATAATAATTCCCGCAACAACTCCAAATACTACACCCATTAGAGCTGATTGGAATAAATAGCTTCCAAGAACAGCAAAAAATGCTCCAATCAATATC containing:
- a CDS encoding ABC transporter permease; the protein is MGDIFNLALLQNTIRTATPLVLAALGGLLTMHAGILNIGMEGMILIGAFFAVLGSYLFQSALMGVVFGVVAGIIMGLLFGVFVIELKSDEFIIGIAINIFAGGLTVFLLRSIFGVKGAFSSPDIMPLPDVSLPFLDKVEFLDTIFNNHSIFVYISWILIILVYVFLYKTPYGYWLRGVGEHEEALETAGIKPKKVKYFASIMCGAFCGVAGAHLSLGYLTLFTENMSAGKGFISLAAIIFGASNPVKVYGASLLFGFFDALGIRMQTLGIPSQFTAMIPYLATVVVLYIVAKKKLWQKRKVS